One segment of Salvia splendens isolate huo1 chromosome 20, SspV2, whole genome shotgun sequence DNA contains the following:
- the LOC121781546 gene encoding serine/threonine-protein phosphatase 7 long form homolog yields MKENGILASALIHRMVIEPLQDGLEDEAYIQRARMIVLVLLGGLILPDGSGCKIPLMWLTQLRDVEAASLISWASAALATLYHNLCEASMGKRKDIGGPTVLLQLWVWERMPTLRPDFVMTRIHPDSCLEMNNSWRSVTYMVCWAIVEAHEPERVVRQFGGTPFIPELRDWGFNENHFKTNRRGKAKTNWAVQNKACIQHWGRRSEFVSNHYMEPLADHVQVMKTRLYMEWYFKITITYITQRGRLPEVGMNTVASSSTLQVSIVFL; encoded by the coding sequence ATGAAGGAAAACGGCATCTTGGCCTCGGCTCTAATACATAGGATGGTGATTGAACCGTTACAAGATGGCCTGGAAGACGAAGCCTACATTCAACGGGCACGTATGATTGTGCTTGTGCTATTGGGAGGGTTGATATTACCCGACGGCTCAGGGTGTAAGATACCTCTCATGTGGTTGACCCAACTTCGAGATGTAGAGGCTGCCTCTCTGATTAGTTGGGCGAGTGCTGCACTTGCTACATTATACCATAATCTTTGTGAGGCGTCCATGGGCAAAAGGAAAGACATTGGAGGTCCGACAGTGCTCCTACAGCTGTGGGtgtgggaaagaatgcccactTTGAGACCGGATTTTGTGATGACACGTATACATCCAGACTCCTGCCTCGAGATGAACAACAGTTGGAGATCTGTGACGTACATGGTTTGTTGGGCTATTGTCGAAGCACATGAGCCTGAGCGTGTTGTTAGACAATTTGGAGGCACGCCCTTTATCCCGGAATTGCGTGATTGGGGTTTCAATgaaaatcatttcaaaaccaatCGTCGTGGAAAAGCTAAGACGAACTGGGCTGTGCAGAACAAGGCCTGTATCCAACATTGGGGGAGAAGGTCGGAGTTCGTGTCTAATCACTACATGGAGCCTCTTGCAGACCACGTGCAGGTGATGAAAACTCGACTATACATGGAGTGGTATTTTAAAATTACCATTACATATATCACACAGCGGGGTAGGCTTCCAGAAGTAGGGATGAACACTGTTGCATCATCATCTACACTCCAAGTAAGTATTGTATTTTTATAG